The DNA window CGCCATACAGGTGACGCAGCAAGCGGAACAGCACGTCGAAGACGATCACCGGCCTGGCGTTGCCGATATGGGCAAAGTCGTAGACGGTCGGGCCGCAGACATACATGCGCACATTGTCAGGATCGATCGGGACGAAATCCTCTTTCGTCCGCGTCAGCGTGTTGTAGAGGCGCAAGCCCTGCGATGCGTCAGACATTCGTGCCTTCCCGGTTCAGAACTCAATTTGAATGGAGCCAGCCCTGCGCGAGACGCAAATCAGGCTCCAGCCTGCTGGCCGGGGCGTTTGTCCAATCTGGGGAAAGATGAGGCGAAAACGTCCGGACCAGCGCGAGGCTAGCCAATAATGCAAATGCCACAAATGGCGAAAGACGTTTTCATGGCCGGCTTTATCGCCTTGGCTTGTGTTGCAGTCAAGTCGCTAGTTTCGGCAAAAACGTCGCTGGATCACAGGGAATGATCCACTGAAACATTTTATTAAACATGTCGGCACAGTCATGAAACATTCGCCGGCTAGATCAGCAGGCGTCACGATTTGGTCAGAATCGGCCATCAAACGCAGACACGAAAATGTTACCTGGGAAGAGAGACATGCCCCGAACCAAGCAGGAATCCAACCGCGCCAAGCAACCGGCGCTGGCCAACCACTATCGCGACATCGGCCCGGCCGCGATCGTCGCCGCCCTTCTCCACACCGCGAAGAAGAAAAAGCCGGCGCAGAAGATCGTATCGCCCCGCGCTGCCTGAAGCGGTGTGCGGCCGGCGCCAAAGGCGCCTGGCATGAGGGCGCCGACATGCACAGCGCCTCTGAAGAACAGCTGAGCTAGAACAACGTCATCTGACTGTCGTCCGCGCCGGGCTTCTGGCGCTTGACCTTCTCGGGCTCCGGCCCGATCTCGCCCCGCTCCTGAATCTCCGGTCCGGTGTTGGCGACCTTGTTGACGAGGTCGGAGACGGGAATTGCCTCGAAGAAATCCAGCTGCGCCGGCCGCAACAGATCGGCGACATCGCGCGGCTCGAGCGTGCGGCAATCCAGCCAGCGGGCGAAATCCCTGGGATCGATCACCACCGGCATGCGGTCGTGGATATGGGCGATGTCGGCATTGGCGTTGACGGTCAGGATGGCGCCGGTGTCCATTTCCGAACCGCCCGGCTCGGCATAGGTCTCGATCAGTCCGGCAAAGGCGACCAACCCGCCATGCCTGGGCCGGATCCAATAGGGTTGCCCCTTCTTGCCTCCGGTTTGCCGCCACTCATAGAAGCCGGATGCCGGCACCAGCGCACGGCGATGGCGCATGGCCGCCTTGAACGAGGCCTTTTCGGCGGCACCCTCGGAGCGCGCGTTGAACAGCAGCGGAAACTCGCGTGTGTCCTTGACCCAGGTCGGGATCAGCCCCCAGCGCACCAGCATCGGCTGCCGGTCCGGCAGATTCGAGCCCGGCGCCCGCGGGGGGCCGGCGACCGCCATCAGGATCGGCTGCGTCGGCGCAATGTTGTAGCGCGCAGGGAAATCCTCCAGTTCAGCCAAGCCTAGCAAGGCGGCAGTCTGGTCCGGCGTCGCGGTCAAGGCAAAACGTCCGCACATGGTCGATTGGCGCCCTTCGAATGGTTCGCTTTGAAAGTGGCGATGCAACCGGCGTTGCGCAACCGCTAAAGCTTCCCCATGCTGGGCGGTCCACAACAGACCTGCCTACACGCCTGATCGGGAACCTATGAACGAAGCGCGCAAGACACTCCCGGCAGTCTCCGTCGCCGTCGTGCGGGCAGACACCGTGCTTCTGGTCAAGCGCGCACGGCAACCCTCGCAAGGGCTCTATGCCTTCCCGGGCGGCAAGGTCGAACCCGGCGAAACGCTGGAGGCAGCGGCGGAGCGCGAACTTCTGGAAGAAACCGGTTTACGCGCCACAAATTATCGCCCGCTTCGGGAAATCCACATCGACGGCAGGGACGACAGCCATCCGGTCGATTATCGCCTCACGGTCTTCGGCGCCGCCTATGCCGGCGGCGAGGCAGTGGCCAGCGACGATGCCGAGACGGCCGCATTCTATACGCTCAGTGAGATGGCGGCACTGCCGCTCGCAGGCTCGGTGTTCGCGGTGGCCGAAGACTTGTTGAATCCCGGCGGAGACGCCGGGCCACAGTCCTGAAAATCGCCTTGCGGGCGACAAATTGTTTCGCCACAAAGACTTACACCGTTCGGCAGACCACAACGGCATACGCCGTTGGGTTTAGGTAGAGAAGGCTTATGAACCGTCCGTCCCTGCTCCTCGTCCTATGTCTTGCCGCCAGCATGGCCATTTCGATGCGGCCTGCGCTCAGCGCCGAGTCGCCGTTCGAGCCCGGCCTGATGCGACTGGCGGAGGTTCTGGGGTCGCTGCATTTCCTGCGCAATCTCTGCGGCGAGAAGGGCGACCAGTGGCGTGCCGAGATGACAAAACTGCTCGATTCGGAAAATCCGGATGCCGAGCGGCGCGCCCGCTTCATCGCCAGCTTCAATCGCGGCTACCGCTCCTTCGGCGGCACCTATACGCGGTGCACGCCCTCGGCGACCGAAGCCATCAGCCGCTACATGAAGGAAGGCGAGACGCTGTCGCGCGATATCGCCTCGCGTTACGGCAACTAGGCACTCGCTCATCAACAACTATCTGGGCCATTGCTGGCGACGACTGAGATATCCGGCTTGTGCCAGGCGATATCTTGGTGCAATCCTCATGTTGCACTTCTGCAACAGTATTAACGAAACCTTACCGCGCGAAAGCGGAATTAACTCAAACTGAAGGTTTTCGCCCCGCAGGCCGCCCCAATCGGCTAAGTTTGACTCGAGCTGAACGCAGCTTCGCACAAGGCAATCGGGCTTTGTAAAAGACGATCAAAAAAATGTCGTATTTACAAATACTTAATTGACCCCGCGTGTGAAATGAACAGATCAGGCCTGATCCACATCGACGGATCGCTGCTTGAAAGGGTGGACATTCGCTTATGGAACATGGTGTCAACGACATCGACGCGCTGGTCAGGGAAGAAAAACGCCTGACCGCCGTGGAAAGCCACAGCGAGGCCTGGGCGGAAGGTCTCTCCGCCGGTATAGAGCCCGAGATCATTGCCGAAGCAGCGCTCGAAACCGCCTTCGGCGAGATGTTGCGTGCCAATGGCGAGACCTCGGCCCTTGCCCTGCTCGACCGTATGCGTGAAAAGGTGATTGCTGGCGCCTTCGAGCCTGAACGGCTGCGGCACTGAACCGAAATCCGGTTCTTTGACGGCAAAATGCCGCTCGGGCGTCATGCCCGGAAGCAGGGAGAAACGGGCAGTGAGTTTTTCGATGTCAGGCAAGCCGCGTGGCTTGGTCCTCTGCATCTCTTTCGCTGCTTGCTGTGCCGCGATTCCCCTGGTTGTGTGTCTCGCGAGCAGCCCCGCCTATGCGCTGAGCGAGATCAAGCGCGAAGAGCTCCCGCCAACAGTCACGCCGCCGGCTGACGACGACATGTCGCCCCCAGGAAGCACCGTGCCGATGCCCAACCCGGTCGGAACGCCGCCTCCGGCCAGCCAGCCGGCTACTCCTGAAGCCGAGCCGGACAGTCCGGCGGATGGCGGCGTGACCAGACCGCGCGTCGATCCGGAGACGCCGGTACCCGAGGTTGTCTACGATCTCGGCAAGCTGCCGGAACCGGTGCGGCGCATGCACGACCTGATCGTCGAGGCCTGCAAGGGCGGCGACATCGAGAAACTGCGTCCCTTGATCGGCAAGGGCGACAGCGCCACGCAGATATCGCTGACCGACATAGACGGCGACGCCATCGCCTTCCTCAAGGGGCTCTCCGGCGACCCGGACGGCCAGGAGATCCTGGCTATCCTCGAGGAGGTGCTCGATGCCGGCTACGTCCACCTCGATGCCGGCACGCCACAAGAACTCTATGTGTGGCCGTATTTCTTCGCCCTGCCGCTGGACAAGCTGGACGCCAAGCAGCGGGTCGAATTGTTCAAGATCGTCACCGCTGGCGATTTCGACGACATGAAGCAATTCGGCGCCTATATCTTCTACCGTGTCGGCATCACGCCCACTGGGCAGTGGACATTCTTCGTCGCCGGCGACTGAGCCTCTTAGGGAGTCTAGACGACAAGGGCCTCGGCAAACTCCACCGCCCTACCCTGGCTGGGCGTGACGATCTCGCCTTCCCACATCACGCGGCTACCGCGAATGACGGTGCCAACCGGCCAGCCGGTCACTTCTCTCCCGTCATAAGGCGTCCAGCCGGCTTTCGAGCCGGCCTGCGCGTTGGTGATGGTCTGGCGCCGCTTCATATCGACGATGGTGAAGTCGGCGTCGTAGCCGGCGGCGATACGGCCCTTTCTCGCCATGCCGAAGATGCGCTGCGGGCCATGGCTGGACAGGTCGACGAAGCGCTGCAAGGTCAGCCGGCCGGCATTGACGTGGTCGAGCATGATCGGCACCAGCGTCTGCACGCCGGTCATCCCTGACGGCGAGGCCGGATAGGATTTTGCCTTCTCGGCCAGCGTGTGCGGCGCGTGGTCGGAGCCGAGCACGTCGACGATGCCTTGCGCAATGCCATGCCAGACGCCGTCGCGATGGCGCGCGGCGCGCACCGGCGGGTTCATCTGGATCAGCGTGCCAAGCCTGAGATAGTCGTCGGCGCTCAGCGTCAAATGATGCGGCGTCGCCTCGCAGGTCGCGACATCCTTGTGCTGTTGGAGGAACACAATCTCCTCGGCGGTCGAGATGTGCAGGACATGGATGCGGGCGCGAACTTGCCGAGCGATGCGCACAAGCCGTTCGGTGCAGCGCAAGGCGGCGATCTCGTCGCGCCAGACCGGGTGCGATGAAGGATCGCCCTCGATGCGTTCGCCAAGACGCTCGCGCAGCCGGAATTCGTCTTCCGAATGAAAGGCGGCGCGGCGGCGCGTGTTCCGGAGGATCGATGCCACGCCCTCGTCATCCTCGACCAGCAGATCGCCGGTCGACGAGCCCATGAAAACCTTGATCCCGGCCGCGCCCGGCAACCGCTCAAGCTCGCCGACATCTTTCGCGTTCTCACGCGTACCGCCAACCCAGAAGGCAAAATCGCAATGCATGCGACCAGTGCCGCGCCGGATCTTGTCGGCAAGCGCTGCCTCGCTGGTGGTCAAAGGATTGGTGTTGGGCATCTCGAACACGGCGGTGACGCCGCCAAGCACGGCCGCGCGCGAACCCGTTTCCAAATCTTCCTTGTACTCCAGTCCCGGCTCGCGAAAGTGCACCTGGCTATCGATGACACCTGGCAGGATATGCAGGCCGCGGCAGTCGATCGTCTCGCCGGCCGAGGCCTGGCGGAGATCGCCGATGGCAGCGATGCGCCCGTCCTTCACGCCGATGTCGCGAGCCCCTTCGCCGTCATGGTTGACCACTGTGCCGCCTGTCAGGATGAGGTCGTAGATCATGGCCATGCTCTCTTGCGGGGGGAGTGCCAGCGGCTTACGTAAAGGCCGACCGTTTTGCAAGATCAGGTTGCTTTTCCGCCCATGCCCTTTGCCCAGCTCAAAGACCGCGCCCTCATTTCCGTGTCAGGCCCGGATGCCGAGCATTTTCTGCAGAACATCCTGACCACCGATCTCGACATATTGGCTCCCGGCGAAGCCAAACCCGGTGCGCTGCTGACGCCGCAAGGCAAGATCCTGTTCGATTTCCTGATCTCGCGCGACGGTGAGAATGCATTCCGGCTGGAATGCCGGGTCGACATATCGGACGATTTCGTACGCCGGCTGACGCTCTACAAACTGCGCGCCAAGGTCGAGATTGCCAAGGCAGATCAGGTGTTTGTCACCGTCGCGTGGGGACATGAATCAACACCCTCACAATCTGATTCAATGGCGGCCGCCGACACGCGCTTTCGCAGCGGCGCCGTCATGCGTTCCTATGGCGAAACAACTGCGCCCAGCGACCTCGCCGCGTGGCAAGCCTTCCGCATTGCCGGCGGCATTGCCGAAAGCGGCAGCGACTACCAACTGGGAGACGCCTTCCCCCATGATGTGCTTCTGGACGAAACCGGCGGCGTCGGCTTCAAGAAGGGCTGCTATGTCGGCCAGGAGGTCGTCTCGCGCATGCAGCATCGCGGCACGGCCAGGCGGCGCGTGCTGATTGCATCGGCCGACAGGCCCCTGCCCGCGCCGGGCACCGAGCTAACCGTTGCAGGTCGGCCGGTTGGTACGCTCGGCTCGACCGTCGGCACGATCGGTCTGGCCATTGCCCGCATCGACCGGGTCAAGGCGGCGCTCGACGCCGGCCAGCCGATCATAGCCGGGGACGCCCCTGTTTCACTCGCCATCCCGGTCTGGGCAAAATTCGCCTTCCCGCAGGAAGCCGTCAGCGCGGAGGAGGCCTGATGGCTGCCGACCGCGTCGGCGCGCCGGCACGCGCCTGGCAGCGCATGCTGTCGGGCCGCCGGCTCGACCTGCTCGATCCCTCGCCGCTCGATATCGAGATTTCGGACATTGCGCATGGGCTCGCCCGCGTTGCCCGCTGGAACGGCCAGACCAGCGGCGAGCATGCTTTTTCGGTCGCCCAGCACTCGCTGCTGGTCGAGGCGCTATTCTGCGACCTGGTGCCAGAGGCTTCGGCCGACGCCAGGCTGGCGGCCTTGCTGCACGACGCCCCCGAATATGTCATCGGCGACATGATCTCGCCGTTCAAATCGGTGATGGGCGGAAGCTACAAGGACTGTGAATTGCGGTTGCAGCGCGCCATCCATCTGCGCTTCTCGTTGCCGCCGGAACCATCCGCTGCGCTGCGCAAGGAGATCAAGCGCGCCGACCAGATCGCCGCCTATTTCGAGGCAACGCTGCTCGCCGGCTTTTCGACCGCCGAGGCGACCGAGTTCTTCGGCCGTCCGCGCGGCTTCAATGCCGACCGCTTCGATTTCACGCCACGCTCGGTGACCTGGGCGCAGAATGCGTTCCTGAAGCGGTTTTCCGCGATCGAGACGTCGCGGCATCAGGTTTCGGCACCCGCCGTTGGCTAGAAAACGCTAAATTAACCGGAACGGGCAACAGTGCGGTGTTCGATCACGATCCGCAGGCGCCTCATGCCCGTCGCTGATGCCAAGGATGGTTCGGTCGTCCCGGAACGGGAGGCCGAAGGCATGGATCGTTCGCGCCATATGGAAGACGAACTGCGCGAACAGAATGAACGCTTTTCGGCCGCGGTCGAGAACATGTCGCATGGGCTGTGCATGTTCGATGCCGAAGAGCGGATGATCATCTGCAACGGCAACTACATCAATATCTTCTGTCTCGACGCCAAGGTGGTGCGGCCGGGCATCCATTTCATCGACATCCTGCGGCACAGCGTCGATATCGGCATCGCTTCGCAAACCGCCGACGAACTCTACGCCATTCGCAAGCCCTACATCGACCAGGCGAGACCCTCGACCTATGAGGAGACGCTGTCGGACGGCCGCATCATCAACATCTCGCATCGTCCGCTGGCCTTGGGTGGTTGGGTTTCGATCTACGAAGACATCACTGTACAGCGGCGCGCCGAACAGGATCTCAAGGAACAGCACCGCCGTTTCGACGCAGCGCTCGCCAACATGTCGCAAGGCCTGCTGATGTACGACGCCGACGGCAAGATGATCGTGCGCAACCGGCGTTTTCTGGAACTCTACAATGTCACCGCGGCGGACTTCCCGCTTGGAACCACGCACCGCGACGCGCTCGAACGATTGCTGGAACTCGGTATCTACGCGAAGATCGACGTCGACAGCGAAGTCGCCAAAACCGAAGCCTGCCTAGCGGCGGCAAAAACGCATTCAGCCTATCGGCACCTTACCGACGGCAGGACGGTTCTGGTCACACGCCGGCCGATGAGCGGTGGCGGCTGGGTGGTGACCTTCGACGATGTCACCGAACGCCGCCGCACCGAAGAGCGCATGACCCATCTTGCGCATCACGACACGCTGACCGGACTGCCCAACCGCTCGATGTTCCGCGAACGGCTCGACCTTGCGCTGGAAGGTACGGCGGTCACGCCGCTGGCAATCTTCTCGCTCGATCTCGATCGCTTCAAGGCGGTCAACGACACCCTGGGACACCCCGCCGGCGACTGGCTCCTGAAAAGCGTGGCCGAGAGGCTGCAGCGTTGTCTGCGCGGTGAAACAGACATCGTCGCCCGCTTCGGCGGCGACGAGTTCGTCATTGTCCAGTTCAATTTCAAGGGAATTGCCGATGCTGAAAAACTGGCGAAGCGGATCGTCGAGGCGATCGCAAAACCGTTCCGCGATAAGAGCCGGGACATCCATGTCGGCATCAGTCTTGGCATCGCCGTTTTTCCAGACGACGGCAAAGATGCCGACACGCTGCTGAAGAACGCCGATACGGCACTCTACCGGGCAAAGAGCGAAGGGCGCAGCCTGTACCGCTTCTTCGAGCCTGGAATGGACGCGATGGTGCAGGCACGACGCGCACTCGAGATCGACCTCGAGACGGCGCTGCCACGACAGGAATTCGATCTCGATTTCCAGCCCATCATGGACATCGCCTCCGGCGAGATCGTCGGCGCCGAAGCCTTGATGCGCTGGCATTCTCCGGTGCGCGGCACCGTGGCGCCGGACGACTTCATTCCGGTCGCCGAAGAAACCGGGCTGATCGTGCCGCTTGGCGAGTGGGCACTGAGGAAGGCTTGTGCGACGGCGGCAAGCTGGCCTGCTGGCCTGCGCATCGCAGTCAATGTCTCTGCCGTGCAGCTCAAAAGCGGCGGCTTTGCCCGCAGCGTCATTTCGGCTCTCGCCTTTTCTGGCGTGCCGGCCAGCCGGCTGGAACTGGAAATCACCGAAACCGTGCTGATGGACGAGAGCGAGGCAGTGCTGCGGACATTGCGACAGTTGCGCGAACTCGGCATCCGCATCGCACTGGATGATTTCGGCACCGGCTATTCCTCGCTCGGTTATCTCAGGCGTTTTCCCGTCGACAAGATCAAGATCGACCGTTCGTTCATCCACGACCTCGGCAATCGCGACACCGTGGCGATCGTTCGCACTGTAATCGGGCTGGGTGCCGAGCTTGGCATCACTGTCACCGCCGAGGGTGTCGAGACCGAGGCACAGCTCGACATCCTACGCGGCAATGGCTGTACCGAGGCGCAGGGCTATCTGATCGGTGTGCCGTCAAAGGCGGCCGATATTCAGCGTCTGTTGAAATCCGGCGCGTTGCACAGCCAGACCGGTTGAGGTCGACCATCGTCATTGCAGCGTCTCGATGTACTTTTCGTGGAAGCTGACATAGCCCGGCTCGACCACCTTCAAATGCCGCTCGATCAGCGCATGAAACCGCGGCAGTTGATGAAACGGCACGCCGGGATAGGCATGATGCTCGGCATGGAACGGCATGTTCCACGCCAGCTTGCGCACCAGCCAGTTGGTCAGCGTGGTCCTGGTGTTCTCCAGCATGTTGGCGACGAACGGGCAACGGCCGTGCTCGGCCAGCAGATAAAGCCGCAGAAACGGCTGACCGAGCAAAGCCGGCACGATCCAGACATAAAGAAGCACTGAGAGCCGGAAATAGACGGCCAGCACAATGACCACGGCATAAAAGGCAATCATGGCGCGCGCCTCGGCGCGCACCTTGTCGTGACCCTTTGGCGGAACGTAGCTTTCCCGGCCTCGATCCATCGCATTGCCAAAAAGTGTCTTGAGGTGCCCCCACCACAACGGGATACCAGAGACATGGACGAGATATTGCCGCCATGTCTCCGGTTTGGGGAAGGCCAGTTCCGGGTCGTTCTGCGGGTCCTGCGTGTATCGATGGTGGGCGAAATGGAAGTAGCGAAACCAGTCCGCCGGCAACGCGATCGCTAGGCTGCACACCCGTGCCACGGCATCGTTCAACCATTGCGTTTCGAAAGCCGTACGATGAACCGTCTCGTGCAGCAGCGTGAACAGGAACACGATGAGGATGCCTTGCGG is part of the Mesorhizobium loti genome and encodes:
- a CDS encoding SOS response-associated peptidase, producing MCGRFALTATPDQTAALLGLAELEDFPARYNIAPTQPILMAVAGPPRAPGSNLPDRQPMLVRWGLIPTWVKDTREFPLLFNARSEGAAEKASFKAAMRHRRALVPASGFYEWRQTGGKKGQPYWIRPRHGGLVAFAGLIETYAEPGGSEMDTGAILTVNANADIAHIHDRMPVVIDPRDFARWLDCRTLEPRDVADLLRPAQLDFFEAIPVSDLVNKVANTGPEIQERGEIGPEPEKVKRQKPGADDSQMTLF
- a CDS encoding NUDIX hydrolase, which produces MNEARKTLPAVSVAVVRADTVLLVKRARQPSQGLYAFPGGKVEPGETLEAAAERELLEETGLRATNYRPLREIHIDGRDDSHPVDYRLTVFGAAYAGGEAVASDDAETAAFYTLSEMAALPLAGSVFAVAEDLLNPGGDAGPQS
- a CDS encoding TIGR02301 family protein translates to MNRPSLLLVLCLAASMAISMRPALSAESPFEPGLMRLAEVLGSLHFLRNLCGEKGDQWRAEMTKLLDSENPDAERRARFIASFNRGYRSFGGTYTRCTPSATEAISRYMKEGETLSRDIASRYGN
- a CDS encoding dihydroorotase, whose amino-acid sequence is MQNGRPLRKPLALPPQESMAMIYDLILTGGTVVNHDGEGARDIGVKDGRIAAIGDLRQASAGETIDCRGLHILPGVIDSQVHFREPGLEYKEDLETGSRAAVLGGVTAVFEMPNTNPLTTSEAALADKIRRGTGRMHCDFAFWVGGTRENAKDVGELERLPGAAGIKVFMGSSTGDLLVEDDEGVASILRNTRRRAAFHSEDEFRLRERLGERIEGDPSSHPVWRDEIAALRCTERLVRIARQVRARIHVLHISTAEEIVFLQQHKDVATCEATPHHLTLSADDYLRLGTLIQMNPPVRAARHRDGVWHGIAQGIVDVLGSDHAPHTLAEKAKSYPASPSGMTGVQTLVPIMLDHVNAGRLTLQRFVDLSSHGPQRIFGMARKGRIAAGYDADFTIVDMKRRQTITNAQAGSKAGWTPYDGREVTGWPVGTVIRGSRVMWEGEIVTPSQGRAVEFAEALVV
- a CDS encoding folate-binding protein YgfZ, with protein sequence MPFAQLKDRALISVSGPDAEHFLQNILTTDLDILAPGEAKPGALLTPQGKILFDFLISRDGENAFRLECRVDISDDFVRRLTLYKLRAKVEIAKADQVFVTVAWGHESTPSQSDSMAAADTRFRSGAVMRSYGETTAPSDLAAWQAFRIAGGIAESGSDYQLGDAFPHDVLLDETGGVGFKKGCYVGQEVVSRMQHRGTARRRVLIASADRPLPAPGTELTVAGRPVGTLGSTVGTIGLAIARIDRVKAALDAGQPIIAGDAPVSLAIPVWAKFAFPQEAVSAEEA
- a CDS encoding HD family hydrolase translates to MAADRVGAPARAWQRMLSGRRLDLLDPSPLDIEISDIAHGLARVARWNGQTSGEHAFSVAQHSLLVEALFCDLVPEASADARLAALLHDAPEYVIGDMISPFKSVMGGSYKDCELRLQRAIHLRFSLPPEPSAALRKEIKRADQIAAYFEATLLAGFSTAEATEFFGRPRGFNADRFDFTPRSVTWAQNAFLKRFSAIETSRHQVSAPAVG
- a CDS encoding EAL domain-containing protein; amino-acid sequence: MPVADAKDGSVVPEREAEGMDRSRHMEDELREQNERFSAAVENMSHGLCMFDAEERMIICNGNYINIFCLDAKVVRPGIHFIDILRHSVDIGIASQTADELYAIRKPYIDQARPSTYEETLSDGRIINISHRPLALGGWVSIYEDITVQRRAEQDLKEQHRRFDAALANMSQGLLMYDADGKMIVRNRRFLELYNVTAADFPLGTTHRDALERLLELGIYAKIDVDSEVAKTEACLAAAKTHSAYRHLTDGRTVLVTRRPMSGGGWVVTFDDVTERRRTEERMTHLAHHDTLTGLPNRSMFRERLDLALEGTAVTPLAIFSLDLDRFKAVNDTLGHPAGDWLLKSVAERLQRCLRGETDIVARFGGDEFVIVQFNFKGIADAEKLAKRIVEAIAKPFRDKSRDIHVGISLGIAVFPDDGKDADTLLKNADTALYRAKSEGRSLYRFFEPGMDAMVQARRALEIDLETALPRQEFDLDFQPIMDIASGEIVGAEALMRWHSPVRGTVAPDDFIPVAEETGLIVPLGEWALRKACATAASWPAGLRIAVNVSAVQLKSGGFARSVISALAFSGVPASRLELEITETVLMDESEAVLRTLRQLRELGIRIALDDFGTGYSSLGYLRRFPVDKIKIDRSFIHDLGNRDTVAIVRTVIGLGAELGITVTAEGVETEAQLDILRGNGCTEAQGYLIGVPSKAADIQRLLKSGALHSQTG
- a CDS encoding fatty acid desaturase family protein codes for the protein MDHRDVISSLTQEERNRLTAKSDVAGLVQLAAHWGAIVIIGSLIAAKVPFWPLLMLPQGILIVFLFTLLHETVHRTAFETQWLNDAVARVCSLAIALPADWFRYFHFAHHRYTQDPQNDPELAFPKPETWRQYLVHVSGIPLWWGHLKTLFGNAMDRGRESYVPPKGHDKVRAEARAMIAFYAVVIVLAVYFRLSVLLYVWIVPALLGQPFLRLYLLAEHGRCPFVANMLENTRTTLTNWLVRKLAWNMPFHAEHHAYPGVPFHQLPRFHALIERHLKVVEPGYVSFHEKYIETLQ